One part of the Oceanispirochaeta sp. genome encodes these proteins:
- a CDS encoding helix-turn-helix transcriptional regulator, with protein MSDLEKYLDKKELEAPGFKSLVDQEYRNLSIGEEIRQLRLASGMTQEELARHMSTTKSAVSRLENHSESVRLATIEKVAKVFNKKVVISFTNL; from the coding sequence GTGAGTGATCTTGAAAAATATCTCGATAAAAAAGAGTTGGAAGCTCCAGGATTTAAGTCTCTTGTGGATCAAGAATATAGAAATCTCAGTATTGGTGAAGAGATCAGGCAGCTGCGTTTAGCTTCCGGAATGACACAGGAGGAACTGGCACGTCATATGTCTACTACAAAAAGTGCTGTTTCGAGGTTGGAGAATCACTCAGAGAGTGTCCGTCTGGCTACAATTGAGAAAGTGGCAAAAGTATTTAATAAAAAAGTAGTCATCAGTTTTACCAATCTATAG